In Croceicoccus sp. Ery15, a genomic segment contains:
- the parE gene encoding DNA topoisomerase IV subunit B — MPQDNSDDLFDAKAAAAAQSYDSSSIEVLEGLEPVRRRPGMYIGGTDERALHHLAAEVLDNSMDEAVAGHANRIEVTLEKGEDGTAGRITISDNGRGMPIDEHPKYPGKSALEVILTTLHSGGKFSGKAYATSGGLHGVGVSVVNALSTLTRVEVARDKKLYAQEFAKGHPLGPIQQVGAAPNRRGTTVSFTPDPEIFGAQKFKPARLFRLTRSKAYLFAGVEIRWKCDPELAGEDVPAEAVFQFPGGLADHLKEQVGTRECVTTDFFSGSQDFPANEAGEQQGRVEWAIAWPLWSDGSYSWYCNTIPTPDGGTHEQGLRAALTKGLRGFAELVGQKKAKDITPDDVVTGSEVMLSVFIRDPQFQSQTKDRLTSPEAARLVENAIRDHFDHFLADNMERGKALLGAVMERMDERLRRKQEREIKRKTATNAKKLRLPGKLTDCSGESDAETELFIVEGDSAGGSAKQARDRKTQAILPIRGKILNVASASADKIRANQEIADLTLAMGCGIRKDCNPDDLRYDRIIIMTDADVDGAHIATLLMTFFFQEMPEVVRRGHLFLAQPPLYRLTAGKESRYARDDAHRKELEETVFKGKKVEVGRFKGLGEMNPQQLRETTMSPESRGLIRITLPNEYEQRAGVSRLVDELMGRNPEHRFNFIQNRAGELDRDMIDA; from the coding sequence ATGCCACAAGATAATTCCGACGACCTGTTCGACGCCAAGGCTGCCGCCGCCGCGCAAAGTTATGACAGCTCTTCGATCGAGGTGCTGGAAGGGCTGGAGCCGGTACGCCGCCGCCCCGGCATGTATATCGGCGGCACTGACGAGCGCGCGCTGCACCATCTCGCCGCCGAAGTGCTCGACAACTCCATGGACGAGGCTGTCGCGGGCCATGCCAACCGGATCGAGGTGACGCTGGAAAAGGGCGAGGACGGCACGGCAGGCCGCATCACCATTTCCGACAATGGTCGCGGCATGCCGATCGACGAACACCCCAAATATCCGGGCAAATCGGCGCTTGAGGTGATCCTGACGACGCTGCATTCGGGCGGCAAGTTCTCGGGCAAGGCCTATGCCACCAGCGGGGGCCTGCACGGCGTGGGCGTGTCGGTGGTGAACGCGCTGTCGACCCTGACCCGCGTGGAAGTCGCGCGCGATAAAAAGCTCTATGCGCAGGAATTTGCCAAGGGGCATCCGCTTGGTCCCATCCAGCAAGTGGGCGCGGCGCCCAACCGGCGCGGCACCACGGTCAGCTTTACCCCCGACCCCGAGATTTTCGGCGCGCAGAAATTCAAACCCGCGCGCCTGTTCCGCCTGACGCGGTCCAAGGCCTATCTGTTCGCAGGCGTCGAAATCCGCTGGAAATGCGACCCCGAACTGGCGGGAGAGGATGTGCCGGCCGAGGCGGTCTTCCAGTTCCCCGGCGGTCTGGCCGACCATCTGAAGGAACAGGTCGGCACCCGCGAATGCGTCACCACCGACTTCTTCTCCGGCTCGCAGGACTTTCCCGCGAACGAGGCAGGGGAACAGCAGGGCCGCGTGGAATGGGCCATCGCGTGGCCGCTGTGGTCCGACGGTTCCTACAGCTGGTATTGCAACACCATCCCCACTCCCGACGGCGGCACACATGAACAGGGCCTGCGCGCCGCGCTGACCAAGGGGCTGCGCGGCTTTGCCGAGCTGGTCGGCCAGAAAAAGGCCAAGGACATCACCCCCGACGACGTGGTCACGGGTAGCGAGGTGATGCTGTCAGTCTTTATCCGCGATCCGCAATTCCAGTCGCAGACCAAGGACCGCCTGACTTCGCCCGAAGCCGCACGGCTGGTGGAAAACGCGATCCGCGACCATTTCGACCATTTCCTTGCCGACAATATGGAACGGGGCAAGGCGCTGCTGGGCGCGGTGATGGAGCGGATGGACGAACGTCTGCGCCGCAAGCAGGAGCGCGAGATCAAACGCAAGACCGCGACCAATGCGAAAAAGCTGCGCCTGCCCGGCAAGCTGACCGATTGCAGCGGCGAAAGCGATGCCGAAACCGAATTGTTCATCGTCGAGGGCGACAGTGCGGGCGGCAGCGCGAAACAGGCGCGCGACCGCAAGACGCAAGCGATCCTGCCAATCCGCGGCAAGATCCTGAACGTCGCCAGCGCCAGCGCCGACAAGATCCGCGCCAATCAGGAAATCGCCGATCTGACGCTGGCCATGGGCTGCGGCATCCGCAAGGACTGCAATCCCGACGATCTGCGTTACGACCGCATCATCATCATGACCGATGCCGATGTCGACGGCGCGCATATCGCGACATTGTTGATGACGTTCTTCTTTCAGGAAATGCCCGAAGTCGTCCGGCGCGGCCATCTGTTCCTTGCCCAGCCGCCGCTCTATCGCCTGACTGCGGGAAAAGAGAGCCGCTATGCCCGCGACGACGCGCATCGCAAGGAGCTGGAGGAAACAGTCTTCAAGGGCAAGAAGGTCGAGGTCGGTCGCTTCAAAGGCTTGGGCGAAATGAACCCGCAGCAATTGCGCGAAACGACGATGAGCCCCGAAAGCCGGGGCCTGATCCGCATCACCCTGCCCAACGAATACGAACAGCGCGCAGGCGTGTCGCGTCTGGTGGACGAGTTGATGGGCCGCAACCCCGAACACCGCTTCAACTTCATCCAGAACCGCGCGGGCGAGCTTGACCGCGACATGATCGACGCGTGA
- a CDS encoding penicillin-binding protein activator: protein MNTRVAPIAAPVSGKNVSGTDGSGKNANRRRALRLGVMGFGALVLAGCKGIIPDGGNVPTTGPAPVEGPVAGQLPDVDEARHRIALLAPMSGENAAVGQSMANAANMALLDTNTANIRITSYDTARDPAGAARRAIADGNRLILGPLLGDNVDAVKGVAKPARVPIISFSNDSEVAGDGVYVMGQIPAQSIERTMIFAQQNGISRFGALVPSGEYGKRASDAMLATARRTGTQIAAIETYNRENNSLTSAVRRLQENGDYQAILIADGARIAVRAGPLIRDADKMARILGTELWSGDAQIAQTPALRGAWFSAVSDARFQRLSDSYKSRFGSAPYRVSALGYDAVLLTIRIARDWQPGTAFPVSELNDRGGFLGLDGAFRFNDGVVQRAFEVREVTVNGMKVVSPAPTSFD, encoded by the coding sequence ATGAACACGCGGGTCGCACCCATTGCCGCGCCTGTTTCGGGCAAAAATGTTTCGGGCACGGACGGTTCCGGCAAGAACGCCAACCGCCGCCGCGCCCTACGGCTGGGGGTCATGGGCTTTGGCGCGCTGGTGCTCGCCGGTTGTAAGGGCATCATCCCCGATGGCGGCAATGTGCCCACCACCGGCCCCGCGCCGGTCGAAGGGCCGGTCGCTGGCCAATTGCCCGATGTGGACGAGGCGCGCCACCGCATCGCCCTTTTGGCGCCGATGTCGGGCGAGAATGCGGCCGTGGGGCAAAGCATGGCCAATGCCGCCAATATGGCGCTGCTCGATACCAATACGGCGAATATCCGCATCACCAGCTATGACACGGCCCGCGATCCGGCGGGCGCGGCGCGGCGCGCGATCGCGGATGGAAACCGGCTGATCCTCGGCCCGCTGCTGGGCGATAATGTCGATGCGGTAAAGGGCGTGGCAAAGCCCGCGCGCGTGCCGATCATCAGCTTTTCCAACGATAGCGAGGTCGCAGGCGACGGCGTTTACGTGATGGGCCAGATCCCGGCGCAGTCGATCGAACGGACAATGATCTTCGCCCAGCAGAACGGCATCAGCCGGTTCGGCGCGCTGGTGCCCAGCGGCGAATATGGCAAGCGCGCATCCGATGCGATGCTGGCGACCGCGCGCCGCACCGGCACACAGATCGCCGCCATCGAAACCTATAACCGCGAAAATAATTCGCTGACCTCGGCCGTCCGCCGCTTGCAGGAAAACGGCGATTATCAGGCGATCCTGATTGCCGATGGCGCGCGGATCGCCGTGCGCGCCGGCCCGCTGATCCGCGATGCCGACAAGATGGCAAGGATTCTCGGCACCGAATTGTGGAGCGGCGATGCGCAGATCGCACAGACCCCCGCCCTGCGCGGCGCATGGTTTTCCGCCGTATCGGATGCGCGGTTCCAGCGCCTTTCGGACAGCTATAAAAGCCGTTTCGGTTCGGCACCCTATCGCGTCTCCGCGCTTGGCTATGATGCCGTGCTGCTGACGATCCGTATCGCGCGCGATTGGCAACCGGGCACGGCATTTCCCGTATCGGAACTGAACGATCGTGGCGGTTTCCTCGGCCTCGACGGTGCCTTCCGCTTTAACGACGGGGTGGTGCAGCGCGCGTTCGAAGTGCGCGAGGTGACGGTGAACGGCATGAAAGTGGTTTCGCCCGCACCGACCAGCTTCGATTGA
- the rsmI gene encoding 16S rRNA (cytidine(1402)-2'-O)-methyltransferase has protein sequence MDQRDESLEPGLYIVATPIGNLGDITLRAIATLRGAEAVACEDTRVTGRLMQHLGLKKRLIRYDDHADEQARDGLLALAAEAAVALVSDAGTPLISDPGYRLVHAARAQGLNVIAIPGPSAVVAGLSISGLPTDRFLFAGFLPQKAKARADVLAELGGVRTSLVFYETAPRLVSALQAIGDALPGRIVAVGRELTKLHEECRTGTTDDLVAHYTAHPPRGEIVLMIGPPVEADAGDLDIDALLVEALMTDKPSQAAAKLARAHGLDRKQLYSRAMELKA, from the coding sequence ATGGACCAACGCGATGAATCCCTTGAACCGGGCCTCTATATAGTTGCCACGCCTATTGGCAATCTTGGTGACATCACTCTGCGCGCCATTGCGACATTGCGCGGCGCGGAGGCGGTGGCTTGCGAGGATACGCGGGTAACGGGGCGGCTGATGCAGCATCTGGGCCTGAAAAAGCGGCTGATCCGCTATGACGACCATGCCGACGAACAGGCACGAGACGGCCTGCTGGCATTGGCGGCAGAGGCGGCGGTGGCGCTGGTGTCGGATGCGGGCACGCCGCTGATTTCCGATCCGGGCTACCGGCTGGTCCATGCGGCGCGCGCGCAAGGGCTGAATGTTATTGCCATACCGGGGCCGAGCGCGGTGGTCGCGGGGCTGTCGATATCTGGCTTGCCGACCGACCGCTTCCTGTTCGCCGGTTTTCTGCCGCAAAAGGCTAAGGCGCGTGCCGATGTGCTGGCCGAACTGGGCGGGGTGCGCACGTCGCTGGTATTCTATGAAACCGCGCCGCGCCTCGTTTCCGCGTTGCAGGCGATCGGCGATGCCTTGCCGGGCCGAATTGTTGCGGTAGGCCGCGAACTGACCAAGCTGCATGAGGAATGCCGGACCGGCACGACAGATGATCTGGTCGCCCATTATACCGCCCATCCGCCAAGGGGAGAAATCGTGCTGATGATCGGCCCTCCGGTCGAAGCGGATGCCGGGGATCTGGATATCGACGCCTTGCTGGTAGAGGCGCTGATGACCGACAAGCCCAGTCAGGCGGCGGCAAAGCTGGCCAGGGCGCATGGGCTGGACCGCAAGCAGCTGTATTCCCGCGCGATGGAACTGAAAGCGTGA
- a CDS encoding YraN family protein, producing the protein MKPEAIRRIRAEKQGRRGEEEAALFLHAGGWDILARRVRNAAGEVDLVARKGRVVAFIEVKWRQHVAGLDNAIDARRLARVCAAAEAEAHRFVQEGDDMRIDVLLLAPGHAPRHLENAGLF; encoded by the coding sequence GTGAAACCCGAAGCCATCCGCCGCATCCGTGCCGAGAAACAGGGGCGACGCGGCGAGGAGGAGGCCGCATTGTTCCTGCACGCGGGCGGTTGGGACATATTGGCGCGGCGCGTGCGCAATGCGGCGGGAGAGGTCGATCTGGTGGCCCGAAAAGGGCGCGTCGTGGCCTTTATAGAGGTCAAATGGCGCCAACATGTCGCCGGACTGGACAATGCCATCGACGCGCGCCGTCTTGCCCGTGTATGCGCGGCGGCCGAAGCGGAGGCCCACCGCTTTGTGCAAGAGGGCGATGACATGCGGATTGACGTGCTGCTGCTTGCACCCGGCCATGCGCCACGCCATCTGGAGAATGCGGGCCTGTTCTGA
- the gshB gene encoding glutathione synthase, with translation MPQPLRIAVQMDPMESINIAGDSSFALMLSAQERGYRLFHYDVRSLSWKSDGQGGGRVTAWAAPVTVRRVKGDHFDMGEHRSIDLGSDVDVVLMRQDPPFDIGYLTGTWLLERLKGETLVVNDPVSVRNAPEKVYVLDFARFMPPTLITRRIEEVRDFIAEHGAVVIKPLHGNGGKAVFKVDADGGNLSALVEMFNQTWPEPFMVQPFLPEVSKGDKRIVLVDGVVAGAINRKPGEGEFRSNLAQGGYAESALLTPREQEICDAMGPQLKELGLVFVGIDVIGGKWLTEINVTSPTGIVAIDNFNGTDTSGMIWDAIEARLGR, from the coding sequence GTGCCACAGCCCCTGCGTATCGCCGTCCAGATGGACCCGATGGAATCGATCAATATCGCTGGCGATTCCAGCTTTGCCCTGATGCTTTCGGCGCAGGAACGCGGTTACCGGCTGTTCCATTACGACGTCCGCAGCCTGAGCTGGAAATCGGACGGGCAGGGCGGCGGACGGGTTACAGCATGGGCCGCGCCCGTTACCGTGCGCCGCGTGAAGGGCGACCATTTCGACATGGGCGAGCATCGCAGCATCGACCTTGGCAGCGATGTCGATGTGGTGCTGATGCGGCAGGACCCGCCATTCGACATCGGCTATCTGACCGGTACATGGCTGCTGGAACGGTTGAAGGGTGAAACGCTGGTCGTGAACGACCCCGTATCGGTCCGCAACGCGCCGGAAAAAGTCTATGTTCTGGACTTCGCCCGATTCATGCCGCCCACGCTGATCACCCGCCGGATCGAGGAAGTGCGCGACTTTATCGCCGAACATGGCGCGGTGGTGATCAAGCCGCTGCACGGCAATGGCGGCAAGGCGGTGTTCAAGGTGGATGCCGACGGCGGCAATCTCTCCGCGCTGGTCGAGATGTTCAACCAGACATGGCCCGAACCCTTTATGGTCCAGCCATTCCTTCCCGAAGTCAGCAAGGGCGACAAGCGCATCGTGCTGGTCGACGGGGTGGTCGCGGGCGCGATCAACCGCAAGCCGGGCGAGGGGGAGTTCCGGTCGAACCTTGCGCAGGGCGGCTATGCCGAAAGCGCGCTGCTGACCCCGCGCGAACAGGAAATCTGCGACGCGATGGGACCGCAACTGAAAGAGCTGGGCCTCGTCTTCGTCGGTATCGATGTGATCGGCGGCAAATGGCTGACCGAGATCAATGTCACCAGCCCGACGGGCATCGTCGCCATCGACAATTTCAACGGCACCGATACCAGCGGCATGATCTGGGACGCGATCGAGGCACGGCTGGGCCGCTAG
- a CDS encoding DedA family protein: protein MTDWIITMIERGGYLGIAFLMAIENIFPPIPSEVIMGVGGLLVARGSMSFLPLLVWGTVGSVAGNYVWYWIGHKYGYRRLEPFIERHGRWLTLDWQHIEDTSRFFRKHGQWVVFFLRFSPLMRTIVSLPAGLAHMNVWKFLIFTALGAAIWNTLLIAGATLLAGFVKDFEVWVGIGTWVLIGAMLVGYVFRVVTWKPRDREEQSGTEGSET from the coding sequence ATGACCGACTGGATCATCACCATGATCGAGAGGGGCGGCTATCTCGGCATCGCCTTTCTGATGGCGATCGAGAATATCTTCCCGCCCATTCCCAGCGAGGTAATCATGGGCGTGGGCGGCCTGTTGGTCGCGCGCGGGTCGATGTCGTTCCTGCCGCTGCTGGTATGGGGGACGGTGGGATCGGTCGCGGGCAATTATGTCTGGTACTGGATCGGCCACAAATACGGCTATCGGCGGCTGGAACCGTTCATCGAACGCCATGGCCGCTGGCTGACGCTGGACTGGCAACATATCGAGGATACGAGCCGCTTTTTCCGCAAGCACGGCCAATGGGTGGTGTTCTTCCTGCGCTTTTCGCCGCTGATGCGCACCATCGTCTCGCTACCGGCGGGGCTGGCGCATATGAATGTCTGGAAATTCCTGATCTTCACGGCGCTGGGTGCCGCGATCTGGAACACGCTGCTGATCGCGGGCGCGACCCTGCTGGCGGGCTTCGTCAAGGATTTCGAGGTGTGGGTCGGCATCGGCACATGGGTGCTGATCGGCGCGATGCTGGTGGGCTATGTCTTCCGGGTGGTGACGTGGAAACCTAGGGATCGGGAAGAGCAGTCAGGCACGGAGGGTTCAGAAACTTGA
- a CDS encoding tyrosine recombinase XerC, protein MTVSAMKSRAGLLEQWHDHLAFGLRRSPHTVRAYGDAARRFLEWLGDEVDWRRVAGTKAADMRRYLAMRRGDGLSNASAARELSALKALIKFALAQSGNEDLAPPRLRGPRVAKGLPRAVTPDEAVNLAETAAEFADEDWIGARDRAVLLLLYGAGLRIDEALSLDCGIMPMGEAITVTGKGRKQRVVPVLPLVRQAVEDYLARQPWPAGARDPLFRGAKGGRLSQGMVQKATACARTALGLPPSATPHALRHSFATHLLAAGTDLRSLQELLGHASLGSTQIYTKVDAAILLDVYRDAHPRERED, encoded by the coding sequence ATGACTGTATCCGCCATGAAATCGCGCGCCGGTTTGCTGGAGCAATGGCACGACCATCTCGCCTTCGGCTTGCGGCGTTCGCCCCATACGGTGCGTGCCTATGGCGATGCGGCGCGGCGCTTTCTGGAATGGCTGGGCGACGAGGTGGACTGGCGTCGGGTCGCGGGCACAAAGGCGGCCGATATGCGCCGCTATCTGGCGATGCGGCGCGGCGACGGACTGTCCAACGCCTCTGCCGCGCGCGAGCTTTCGGCGCTGAAGGCCCTGATCAAATTCGCACTGGCGCAGTCGGGGAACGAGGATCTGGCCCCGCCCCGCCTGCGCGGGCCCCGCGTGGCCAAGGGCCTGCCCCGCGCGGTCACGCCGGACGAGGCGGTCAATCTGGCCGAAACCGCTGCCGAATTCGCGGACGAGGACTGGATCGGCGCGCGCGATCGTGCCGTCCTTTTGCTGCTCTATGGCGCGGGGTTGCGGATTGATGAGGCCTTGTCGCTCGATTGCGGGATCATGCCGATGGGCGAGGCGATTACCGTCACCGGCAAGGGCCGCAAGCAGCGCGTGGTGCCTGTCCTCCCTCTCGTCCGTCAGGCGGTGGAGGATTATCTCGCCCGCCAGCCATGGCCTGCTGGCGCACGCGATCCGCTGTTTCGCGGCGCGAAAGGCGGGCGATTGTCGCAAGGAATGGTGCAAAAGGCCACCGCCTGCGCGCGCACTGCGCTGGGCCTGCCCCCCAGCGCGACGCCGCATGCGCTGCGCCACAGCTTTGCCACGCATCTGCTGGCGGCGGGCACCGATCTGCGCAGCCTTCAGGAATTGCTGGGCCACGCCAGTCTCGGCTCGACCCAGATCTACACCAAGGTCGATGCTGCGATCCTGCTCGACGTATATCGCGACGCGCACCCAAGGGAGCGCGAGGATTAG
- the hemW gene encoding radical SAM family heme chaperone HemW, translating into MALALYIHWPFCLKKCPYCDFNSHVRDGVDMAAWEAALLADMAHEREATGPDTLTSIFFGGGTPSLMPPALVETLIAAASRHWPAAPDLEITLEANPSSVEAAAFADLARAGVNRVSLGLQSLNDDALRFLGRLHDAREGIAALEVAQRAFDRVSFDLIYARPDQSADEWQAELSRALAFGTGHLSLYQLTIEPGTRFATDYRLGRFALPEDDTAAAIFTLTRAMTAEAGLPAYEVSNHARAGQESRHNLTYWRYGDYAGIGPGAHGRRRAIATQRHKKPENFLSATVRNGHGMSESRPLPAREQAAEALMMGLRLEEGVDLAAMAQRFGLPVEGLIDDAKARFYRDLGLIRREGTRLFVEPAGMVLLDALLGELVSGELLAAT; encoded by the coding sequence ATGGCGCTGGCGCTTTATATCCATTGGCCCTTCTGTCTGAAGAAATGCCCCTATTGCGACTTCAACAGCCATGTGCGCGACGGCGTCGATATGGCCGCGTGGGAGGCGGCGCTGCTCGCCGATATGGCGCATGAGCGGGAGGCGACCGGCCCCGATACGCTGACGTCGATCTTCTTTGGCGGCGGCACGCCATCGCTGATGCCGCCTGCTCTGGTCGAGACGCTGATCGCCGCCGCCTCGCGGCACTGGCCGGCCGCCCCCGATCTGGAAATCACGCTGGAGGCCAATCCCTCTTCGGTCGAGGCTGCCGCTTTTGCCGATCTGGCACGGGCGGGCGTGAACCGCGTGTCGCTGGGACTGCAAAGCCTGAATGACGATGCGCTGCGCTTCCTTGGCCGCTTGCACGACGCGCGCGAAGGGATCGCCGCACTGGAGGTGGCGCAGCGCGCGTTCGACCGCGTCAGTTTCGACCTGATCTATGCCCGCCCCGATCAAAGCGCCGATGAATGGCAGGCCGAGCTTTCACGCGCGCTTGCATTCGGAACGGGGCATTTGTCGCTTTATCAGCTGACCATCGAACCGGGGACGCGTTTCGCCACCGATTACCGCCTCGGCCGGTTTGCCCTGCCCGAAGACGATACCGCCGCCGCCATCTTCACCCTGACCCGCGCGATGACGGCAGAGGCGGGTTTGCCCGCGTATGAAGTCAGCAATCATGCCCGCGCGGGACAGGAAAGCCGCCATAACCTGACCTATTGGCGCTATGGCGATTATGCAGGCATCGGCCCCGGCGCACATGGCAGGCGGCGCGCAATCGCAACGCAGCGGCACAAAAAGCCCGAGAATTTCCTGTCGGCCACCGTGCGCAACGGCCATGGAATGTCGGAAAGCCGCCCCCTTCCCGCCCGCGAACAGGCGGCAGAGGCGCTGATGATGGGCCTGCGCCTTGAAGAAGGCGTCGATCTGGCCGCCATGGCGCAGCGCTTCGGCCTGCCCGTCGAGGGGCTGATCGACGATGCCAAGGCACGCTTTTACCGCGATTTGGGCCTGATCCGCCGCGAGGGCACGCGATTGTTCGTCGAACCGGCGGGCATGGTTCTGCTCGACGCCTTGCTGGGCGAGCTGGTGTCCGGCGAATTGCTGGCCGCGACATGA
- a CDS encoding CAP family protein, producing MKRWVATGLAVLGMAGGAIAGPAVAQQQWGYSSKYPRVDSVPATSFAQRLLDTHNAERERVGVPALQWDAKLAGEAQVWAREMARRQKMTHADPAARRGAGENLWMGTKGYYTAEEMIDTFVEEKRFFRRGTFPDVSTTGQWRDVGHYTQLIWRGTEKVGCAVAAGGGQDWLVCRYWPAGNTMGRPVL from the coding sequence ATGAAACGCTGGGTTGCGACGGGATTGGCGGTTTTGGGCATGGCAGGAGGCGCGATCGCGGGGCCTGCGGTGGCGCAGCAGCAATGGGGATATTCCAGCAAATATCCGCGCGTCGATAGCGTGCCCGCGACAAGCTTTGCCCAGCGCCTGCTGGACACCCATAATGCAGAGCGCGAGCGCGTCGGCGTTCCCGCCCTGCAATGGGACGCAAAGCTGGCTGGCGAGGCGCAGGTCTGGGCCCGCGAAATGGCCCGCAGGCAAAAGATGACCCATGCCGATCCCGCCGCCAGACGCGGCGCGGGAGAGAACCTGTGGATGGGGACCAAGGGCTATTACACCGCCGAGGAAATGATCGACACCTTCGTCGAGGAAAAGCGTTTTTTCCGGCGCGGCACGTTCCCCGATGTCTCGACCACCGGACAATGGCGCGACGTGGGCCATTACACGCAGCTGATCTGGCGCGGCACCGAAAAGGTCGGTTGCGCGGTCGCAGCTGGCGGAGGGCAGGACTGGCTGGTGTGCCGGTACTGGCCGGCAGGCAATACGATGGGGCGACCCGTTCTTTAG
- a CDS encoding NRDE family protein — translation MCVAAVAWDCHPELVLVAIANRDEFHARPTAALDRWPGDPRIIAGRDLRGGGTWLGVSESGHFALLTNFRDLGRVTEGRPSRGSVVTDLLRGREPAGIGAMNPLNVFHAQAGKARIITNHPEVREHGLGAGVHGISNGAFDTPWPKTRQLCDALAAWLHGDVADTGPLFTALRTETPRPDDPAPLHAPEPDYAPVFINNPEYGTRCSTLVTIARDGTGTMTERSFDAAAQPVAARTVYFRWPAV, via the coding sequence ATGTGCGTTGCAGCCGTGGCATGGGATTGCCATCCCGAACTTGTGCTGGTTGCCATCGCCAATCGCGATGAATTCCACGCCCGCCCGACAGCGGCACTCGACCGCTGGCCCGGCGATCCGCGCATTATCGCCGGACGCGACCTGCGCGGTGGCGGCACATGGCTGGGCGTTTCCGAGAGCGGCCATTTCGCCCTGCTGACCAATTTCCGCGATCTCGGCCGTGTGACCGAAGGGCGCCCTTCGCGCGGATCGGTGGTCACCGATCTGCTGCGGGGCCGCGAACCGGCAGGCATCGGGGCCATGAACCCGCTCAATGTTTTTCACGCGCAAGCGGGCAAGGCGCGCATCATCACCAACCATCCCGAGGTGCGGGAACACGGTCTTGGCGCGGGGGTGCATGGCATATCGAATGGCGCGTTCGATACGCCATGGCCGAAAACGCGCCAGCTATGCGATGCGCTGGCCGCTTGGCTGCATGGCGATGTGGCCGATACCGGGCCGCTATTTACGGCGCTGCGGACGGAAACGCCACGCCCCGACGATCCCGCGCCCTTGCATGCGCCCGAACCGGATTACGCGCCGGTATTCATCAACAATCCCGAATATGGCACACGGTGCAGCACGCTGGTGACAATTGCGCGCGATGGCACCGGCACGATGACCGAACGCAGTTTCGATGCCGCGGCGCAGCCGGTCGCTGCTCGCACAGTCTACTTCCGCTGGCCAGCCGTCTAA
- the rdgB gene encoding RdgB/HAM1 family non-canonical purine NTP pyrophosphatase, whose amino-acid sequence MTDAPQSDTGRLGSGSLVIATHNAGKLKEISALLAPYGINCISAGSLGLPEPAETGTTFAENALIKARAAAEASQIVALADDSGLSVDALGGRPGVYTADWAERQWFEGDPGRDWYMAMGKVEGLLAQQGPNVDRSAHFSCTLALAWPDGRYAIYEGRAKGALTWPPRGTLGFGYDPVFVPEGRTQTFAEIDPAEKHAISHRADAFAKLVADQFTA is encoded by the coding sequence ATGACCGACGCTCCCCAATCGGATACTGGCCGCCTCGGTTCCGGTTCGCTGGTCATCGCCACCCATAACGCGGGCAAGCTGAAAGAGATTTCGGCCCTGCTCGCGCCCTATGGCATTAACTGCATTTCGGCAGGCTCACTGGGCCTGCCCGAACCGGCCGAGACGGGGACGACGTTTGCGGAAAACGCGCTGATCAAGGCGCGCGCCGCGGCAGAGGCGTCGCAGATCGTGGCGCTGGCCGACGATAGCGGCTTGTCGGTTGACGCGCTGGGCGGCAGGCCGGGGGTGTACACCGCCGACTGGGCCGAACGGCAATGGTTCGAAGGCGATCCGGGCCGCGACTGGTATATGGCCATGGGCAAGGTCGAAGGATTGCTTGCGCAGCAGGGGCCGAATGTCGACCGCAGTGCACATTTTTCCTGCACGCTGGCGCTGGCATGGCCCGACGGCCGCTACGCGATCTATGAAGGGCGCGCCAAAGGGGCGCTGACATGGCCGCCGCGCGGCACATTGGGATTCGGCTATGACCCGGTCTTCGTGCCCGAGGGCCGCACGCAGACTTTTGCCGAAATCGATCCGGCGGAAAAGCACGCGATCAGCCATCGCGCGGACGCCTTCGCAAAGCTGGTCGCCGATCAGTTCACCGCTTGA